One window of the Niallia circulans genome contains the following:
- a CDS encoding Na/Pi cotransporter family protein: MEINYQEMIFQFLGGLGVFLFGIKYMGDGLQNAAGDRLQEILDRFTTNPFMGVLAGIFVTVLIQSSSGTTAITVGLVSAGFMTLRQAIGVIMGANIGTTVTAFIIGIDIGAYALPIIAAGAVLLFFFKNTKITSLGQVVFGFGALFYGLELMSTGMKPLRSLEAFHELTVNMSNNPILGVVVGTVLTLIVQSSSATIGILQELFATDAISLKASLPVLFGDNIGTTITAILAAIGASVAAKRAAMVHVLFNIIGTVIFVIILVPFTHFISYLQGVLGLNEPMTIAFAHGIFNVSNTIIQFPFIFALAWLVTKLIPGDDGAIITKPQHLNTTFIEHSPSIALGQAKEELERMKEFSIKGLEETFKYLQTGEKKYKEKALQYEQGINNLDKEITKYLVELSSKALTPHESEEFSILVDSIRDIERIGDHMENIVELVEYKINKKVEFSADAKVELEEMYDFTVETLKTSYESFFANDKELAKKAITNEEEIDKMEKRYRKKHISRLNERKCSGDAGIVFVDIISNLERVGDHAANIAEAIAVSK; this comes from the coding sequence TTGGAAATAAATTATCAAGAGATGATCTTCCAGTTTCTTGGAGGGTTAGGGGTATTTCTTTTTGGTATTAAATATATGGGAGATGGTTTGCAGAATGCTGCAGGTGATCGTCTTCAAGAAATTTTAGACCGGTTTACGACAAACCCGTTTATGGGAGTATTGGCTGGGATTTTTGTAACGGTCTTAATTCAGTCCAGCTCAGGAACAACAGCCATAACGGTAGGATTAGTAAGTGCTGGCTTCATGACCTTACGCCAAGCCATTGGGGTTATTATGGGGGCAAATATAGGTACGACGGTTACGGCTTTTATTATTGGAATTGATATTGGAGCATATGCCTTACCAATTATTGCAGCGGGTGCTGTTCTTTTATTCTTCTTTAAAAATACAAAAATTACTTCATTAGGACAAGTTGTATTTGGTTTTGGAGCATTGTTTTATGGATTAGAATTAATGAGTACAGGCATGAAGCCGTTACGTTCTTTAGAAGCATTTCATGAATTAACAGTAAATATGAGTAACAATCCAATTTTAGGAGTAGTAGTTGGAACAGTCTTAACATTAATTGTTCAAAGTTCTAGTGCCACTATTGGAATTTTACAAGAGTTATTTGCAACCGATGCTATATCGCTGAAAGCCTCTTTACCAGTATTATTTGGAGATAATATCGGAACAACAATTACAGCAATTCTTGCTGCCATTGGTGCTTCTGTAGCTGCAAAAAGAGCGGCGATGGTGCATGTACTCTTTAACATTATTGGGACAGTGATATTTGTAATAATTTTGGTGCCATTTACGCATTTTATTTCGTATTTACAGGGTGTTCTTGGATTAAATGAACCAATGACAATTGCCTTTGCGCATGGGATATTCAATGTATCCAATACAATTATTCAATTTCCTTTTATCTTTGCACTAGCTTGGCTTGTGACAAAGTTAATTCCTGGAGACGATGGAGCAATTATTACGAAGCCTCAGCACTTAAATACAACATTTATTGAGCATTCTCCTTCGATTGCTTTAGGACAAGCAAAGGAAGAGCTAGAGAGAATGAAGGAATTCTCGATAAAAGGTTTAGAAGAAACATTTAAATATTTGCAGACTGGAGAAAAGAAATATAAAGAAAAAGCACTGCAATACGAACAAGGGATAAATAATTTAGATAAAGAAATTACCAAATATTTAGTCGAACTTTCATCTAAAGCTCTTACACCTCATGAAAGTGAAGAATTTTCTATTTTAGTTGATTCTATTAGAGATATTGAAAGAATCGGGGATCATATGGAAAATATCGTAGAGCTTGTAGAGTATAAAATCAATAAAAAAGTAGAATTTTCAGCAGATGCAAAAGTAGAATTAGAAGAAATGTATGATTTTACAGTGGAAACGCTAAAAACTTCATATGAAAGCTTTTTTGCAAATGATAAGGAGCTTGCTAAAAAAGCTATTACGAATGAAGAAGAGATTGATAAAATGGAGAAAAGATATCGAAAAAAGCATATCAGTCGCTTGAATGAACGAAAATGTAGTGGGGATGCAGGAATTGTTTTTGTCGATATCATTAGCAATCTAGAAAGAGTAGGAGATCACGCTGCAAATATAGCAGAAGCGATAGCTGTTTCTAAATAA
- a CDS encoding YoaK family protein: MIDKLKPIPSLSSNSVFLAALLGMVGGFLDAYTFISRDGVFANAQTGNIVLFAVNAATGEWRESLHYIPPLIAFVLGVLVSEIVKIPSLREILYSYRRSILILECIVLIIVGFLPASVPNIIVTTSISFVSSLQISTFNKLDKWAYNSTMTTGNLRTATQAAYAAFIKQSQEARTQFKEFSLIIGSFIFGALLGTFTTSQFGTKAIWISAIILIIALVLYHKDKGYIRKRCAK; this comes from the coding sequence ATGATTGATAAATTAAAACCAATTCCCTCTTTATCTTCTAATTCCGTATTCTTAGCCGCTTTATTGGGAATGGTTGGCGGCTTTTTAGATGCGTATACTTTTATTAGCAGGGACGGCGTATTCGCCAATGCGCAAACAGGGAATATTGTTTTGTTTGCAGTGAACGCAGCAACTGGCGAATGGAGAGAATCCCTTCATTATATTCCCCCATTAATAGCTTTTGTTTTAGGAGTGCTAGTCTCAGAAATTGTGAAGATTCCTTCTTTAAGAGAGATCTTATACAGCTATAGACGGTCGATTCTAATATTGGAATGTATTGTCTTAATTATCGTCGGCTTCTTGCCGGCATCTGTACCAAACATTATTGTGACAACAAGTATTTCCTTTGTATCATCCTTACAAATATCTACTTTTAATAAACTCGATAAATGGGCCTATAATTCTACAATGACTACAGGTAATTTACGAACTGCGACGCAAGCGGCTTATGCTGCTTTTATCAAGCAAAGTCAAGAGGCAAGAACCCAATTTAAAGAGTTTTCCCTTATAATCGGCTCTTTTATTTTCGGAGCGTTACTAGGAACGTTTACAACCTCTCAATTTGGCACTAAAGCTATCTGGATATCTGCCATCATTTTAATTATTGCATTAGTTCTCTATCATAAAGATAAAGGATATATTCGTAAGCGTTGTGCAAAATAA
- the abc-f gene encoding ribosomal protection-like ABC-F family protein, with product MIICSVNKIAKMYGGNTIFEDISIEIKDKEKVGLVGRNGSGKTTLFRLLAGKETPDAGQIHWKKGMKIGYLEQIPEFKPEWMAKDVLKQAFSNLVIIEEKMKQMEQEMAKDNSPSQLQLLIEEYGKLQEFFTNAGGYEMDAKIEKIVNGLNIQHLVNKKYGDLSGGERTKIGLAMILLEEPDFLLLDEPTNHLDLMAVEWLGRFLQDYSGTILLISHDRYFLDEVIQKVIDLEDGEVTTYHTNFTNFTKEKEERLLREFQAYEEQQKKIKKMREAIKRLREWANRANPPNEGLHKRARNMERALERMEKLARPIINRKKMNFEMESSDRSGKDVIQLRNVSKSFGGQILFKDVQIKISYKDRAAIIGENGTGKSTLLKMILQQIKADEGEIKIGSNVKIGYLSQHTLTEMEGETVIEAFRNAVSVTEGEARHILAQFLFYGYSVFRKTANLSGGERMRLRLAQLMHQEINLLVLDEPTNHLDIDSREVLEDALENFDGTILAVSHDRYFLNKLFQKIYWIESQEIQCYEGNYTYAREKSQERKRTQVHIDETITSKKKMQPIKKSQRTESAVNLVDLANELEGLEKKISEVERRIETETEWESLAQFLSEKEGLERRWEELYSLMNSK from the coding sequence ATGATTATTTGCAGCGTAAATAAGATAGCGAAAATGTATGGAGGAAACACGATATTTGAAGATATTTCTATAGAGATCAAGGATAAGGAAAAAGTAGGTCTTGTTGGCAGAAACGGAAGTGGCAAGACAACCTTGTTTAGGCTTCTAGCTGGGAAGGAAACACCAGATGCTGGGCAAATACATTGGAAAAAAGGCATGAAAATTGGGTATTTAGAACAAATACCAGAATTTAAACCAGAATGGATGGCAAAAGATGTTTTAAAGCAAGCATTTTCAAATCTAGTTATCATCGAAGAGAAGATGAAACAGATGGAGCAGGAAATGGCGAAGGACAACTCTCCAAGCCAATTACAGCTTTTAATCGAGGAGTATGGAAAACTGCAAGAATTTTTTACAAATGCTGGCGGGTATGAGATGGATGCCAAGATTGAAAAGATTGTAAACGGGTTAAATATTCAGCATTTAGTAAACAAAAAATATGGAGATTTAAGTGGAGGAGAACGAACTAAAATTGGTTTAGCCATGATTCTTCTGGAAGAACCAGATTTCCTTTTATTAGATGAGCCGACAAACCATTTAGATTTAATGGCAGTGGAGTGGCTAGGAAGGTTTCTTCAAGATTATAGTGGAACCATTTTACTTATTTCACATGATCGCTACTTTTTAGATGAAGTAATTCAAAAAGTTATCGATTTAGAGGATGGAGAAGTAACGACCTATCATACTAATTTCACTAATTTTACGAAGGAAAAGGAAGAAAGGCTTTTAAGAGAATTTCAAGCATACGAGGAACAGCAAAAGAAAATCAAGAAAATGAGGGAAGCGATTAAACGCTTGCGCGAATGGGCCAATCGTGCCAACCCGCCTAATGAAGGACTTCATAAGCGTGCGCGAAACATGGAACGGGCTTTAGAGAGGATGGAAAAATTAGCCCGTCCAATTATTAATAGAAAGAAAATGAATTTTGAAATGGAATCAAGTGATCGAAGTGGGAAGGACGTAATTCAACTTCGCAATGTTTCAAAAAGTTTTGGAGGGCAAATCTTATTTAAAGATGTACAGATAAAGATTAGCTACAAGGATAGGGCAGCTATTATTGGAGAGAATGGTACAGGGAAATCAACTTTATTAAAAATGATTCTTCAGCAAATCAAGGCAGATGAAGGAGAAATCAAGATTGGAAGTAATGTTAAAATCGGTTATCTTTCTCAGCATACCTTAACAGAAATGGAAGGAGAAACAGTTATCGAGGCTTTTCGAAATGCAGTATCTGTGACAGAAGGGGAGGCACGACATATTTTAGCGCAATTTCTCTTTTATGGATATTCTGTTTTTCGAAAGACTGCCAATTTAAGTGGCGGAGAAAGAATGAGGCTACGATTAGCCCAGCTGATGCATCAAGAAATTAATCTGCTTGTTTTAGATGAACCAACGAATCATTTAGATATTGATTCTCGTGAAGTATTGGAAGACGCTCTTGAGAATTTTGATGGTACTATACTGGCTGTTTCCCATGATCGCTATTTTTTAAATAAGCTTTTTCAGAAGATTTATTGGATTGAGTCACAAGAGATTCAATGCTATGAAGGAAATTATACGTATGCACGAGAAAAGTCACAGGAAAGGAAAAGGACACAAGTGCATATAGACGAAACAATAACATCGAAAAAAAAGATGCAGCCGATTAAGAAAAGCCAAAGAACCGAATCAGCCGTTAATCTAGTGGATTTGGCAAATGAACTAGAAGGATTGGAAAAGAAGATTTCAGAAGTAGAGAGAAGAATAGAAACAGAGACGGAATGGGAGAGCTTAGCACAATTTTTATCGGAAAAGGAAGGGCTGGAAAGAAGATGGGAGGAACTATATAGCCTTATGAATAGCAAATAA
- a CDS encoding RAxF-45 family protein produces MLSSTVLVQGYMMESLYINRAKFAIVVVNGISVPFFKQLNSKLKR; encoded by the coding sequence ATGTTAAGTTCAACCGTTTTAGTGCAAGGTTATATGATGGAAAGTCTCTATATTAACCGTGCGAAATTTGCGATTGTAGTTGTTAACGGGATAAGTGTGCCCTTTTTTAAACAACTAAATAGCAAATTAAAACGGTGA
- a CDS encoding LacI family DNA-binding transcriptional regulator, with protein MSVTIKDIAKSAGVSYSTVSKALRDSPLVKKPTKDLIMAVAKELGYQPNIAARSLVSKKSFTIGVVWPTIEQTVLSKLITTINKELEELSYTTLISINEVESALKIFSRYQVDAILAFDTSQSIVSSHSAVPIVMHGLANKQTPYPVIDVNRQKATYHAVQYLHKIGHHYISYIGDVESDELQKEKVKGFEEAILELELPTFSFQKIRVNNFDQYDGYEAAKQLLTLPKRPTAILTGSYDLARGALQAISESKLSIPNDISIISYDNFPALEHFDMPLSTVGVPLDKISKKTIEILMKVINDEEVETKIFMEPELKITNSCTNYPR; from the coding sequence ATGAGTGTCACCATTAAAGATATAGCTAAAAGCGCGGGAGTAAGCTATTCCACTGTTTCAAAGGCACTTCGCGATAGTCCATTAGTAAAAAAACCTACGAAGGATCTCATTATGGCAGTTGCTAAGGAATTAGGTTACCAACCCAATATTGCAGCAAGAAGCCTCGTTTCCAAAAAATCTTTTACTATTGGTGTTGTTTGGCCTACCATTGAACAAACCGTTCTCTCAAAGCTTATTACAACTATTAACAAGGAATTGGAGGAGCTTTCTTATACAACATTGATATCTATAAATGAAGTAGAGTCTGCTTTAAAAATCTTCAGCCGCTATCAAGTAGATGCCATACTAGCATTTGATACTAGTCAATCCATTGTTTCTTCTCATTCAGCTGTTCCTATTGTTATGCATGGACTAGCAAATAAGCAAACGCCTTATCCTGTTATTGATGTAAATCGCCAAAAAGCAACTTATCATGCGGTACAATATCTTCATAAGATTGGTCATCATTATATTAGCTATATTGGAGATGTAGAAAGTGATGAACTGCAAAAAGAAAAGGTCAAGGGTTTTGAAGAGGCGATTTTAGAGTTAGAATTACCGACTTTTTCTTTTCAAAAAATACGAGTGAATAATTTTGATCAATATGACGGTTATGAGGCTGCTAAGCAATTACTTACTTTACCTAAACGGCCAACTGCCATTCTTACAGGAAGTTATGATCTTGCGCGCGGTGCTCTTCAAGCTATTTCTGAATCTAAACTATCCATACCAAATGATATTTCTATTATTAGTTATGATAACTTTCCAGCACTAGAGCATTTTGATATGCCCTTATCGACAGTCGGAGTTCCATTAGACAAAATTAGTAAAAAAACGATTGAAATATTGATGAAAGTGATTAATGACGAAGAAGTAGAAACTAAAATTTTTATGGAACCAGAATTAAAAATTACAAATTCCTGCACAAATTATCCTAGATAA
- a CDS encoding Gfo/Idh/MocA family oxidoreductase translates to MKKKTYALVGTGGRAEFFYGAIARDFRDTADLVGFCDLNQTRMAYANHLLESKYNYKKVPTYTADQFEQMLKDQTPDYCIVTTMDRTHHTYIIKAMELGCDVITEKPLTIDEEKAQSILDAVKRTNRKLRVTFNYRYAPHNTKIRELIEDGVIGDVHAVHFEWLLNTEHGADYFRRWHRDKRNSGGLLVHKSTHHFDLVNFWLQSYPDTVLAMGDLMFYGRENAEKRGETKFYQRAYGSKYAISDHFALHLEKNEHLKEMYLNAEKEDGYQRDQSVFGDGISTEDTLGLIAKFKNKAILTYSLHAYAPWEGFNVAFNGTKGRIEMKVIEKSYVNSGGNKEEEGALSSMSITVHPMLGKPYEVEINEGEGGHGGGDPVLLRDIFGEPIEDRFHRAATHIDGVKSILTGIAGNISIKTGMPVKLDSLVRF, encoded by the coding sequence ATGAAGAAGAAAACATATGCATTAGTTGGTACAGGTGGACGGGCAGAATTTTTTTATGGAGCAATAGCGCGGGATTTTCGAGATACGGCCGATTTAGTAGGTTTTTGTGATTTAAATCAAACGAGAATGGCTTATGCCAACCATCTATTAGAATCAAAGTATAATTATAAAAAGGTACCAACATATACAGCAGATCAATTTGAACAAATGCTGAAAGACCAAACCCCAGATTACTGCATTGTTACAACAATGGATCGCACCCATCATACATATATTATAAAGGCGATGGAATTGGGATGTGACGTTATTACAGAAAAGCCATTGACGATTGATGAAGAAAAGGCACAGTCTATTTTAGATGCAGTGAAACGTACAAATAGAAAACTACGAGTAACTTTTAACTATCGCTATGCTCCCCATAATACCAAAATTAGAGAATTAATTGAAGATGGAGTAATTGGAGATGTGCATGCTGTACATTTTGAATGGCTACTGAATACAGAGCATGGAGCAGATTATTTTAGAAGATGGCATCGAGATAAACGGAATAGTGGCGGCTTGCTTGTTCATAAATCAACCCATCATTTTGATCTTGTTAATTTCTGGCTGCAGTCCTATCCAGATACTGTTTTAGCAATGGGGGACTTGATGTTTTATGGAAGAGAAAATGCGGAGAAACGTGGGGAAACTAAGTTTTATCAAAGAGCTTATGGCAGTAAATATGCAATATCGGATCATTTTGCCTTACACTTAGAAAAAAATGAACACTTAAAGGAAATGTATCTGAATGCCGAAAAAGAAGATGGGTATCAGCGAGATCAAAGTGTGTTTGGAGATGGCATTAGCACCGAAGACACATTAGGATTAATAGCTAAGTTTAAAAACAAAGCAATTCTTACGTACTCTTTACATGCTTATGCACCGTGGGAAGGGTTTAATGTTGCCTTTAATGGAACAAAAGGAAGAATTGAAATGAAAGTAATCGAAAAATCGTATGTTAATTCTGGTGGGAATAAAGAGGAGGAAGGGGCGCTATCCTCCATGAGTATAACTGTTCATCCAATGCTAGGAAAGCCTTATGAGGTAGAGATTAATGAGGGGGAAGGGGGGCATGGCGGTGGAGATCCTGTTTTACTTCGAGACATTTTTGGGGAACCAATCGAGGATCGGTTTCATCGTGCCGCCACCCATATTGACGGCGTGAAATCTATCTTAACAGGAATTGCCGGAAATATTTCTATAAAAACTGGCATGCCGGTAAAACTAGATTCATTGGTGAGATTTTAG